From Tachysurus fulvidraco isolate hzauxx_2018 chromosome 10, HZAU_PFXX_2.0, whole genome shotgun sequence, one genomic window encodes:
- the btg1 gene encoding protein BTG1 — MHPLCARGTMKPEITAAVGFLSRFLRVKGHVNDRQLQTFSQILQDMMAEQYKHHWFPDRPCKGSGYRCIRINHKMDPLVGQAGQRIGLSTQQLYLLLPSELTLWVDPFEVSYRIGEDGSICVLYESQPIPSANVNASSSTGTSSSVSSMLESHISCKEELLVLGRTSPAKPYMMTVSS, encoded by the exons ATGCATCCTCTCTGCGCACGAGGAACCATGAAGCCCGAGATAACCGCAGCCGTCGGATTCCTGTCCAGATTCCTGCGCGTGAAGGGACACGTAAACGACCGACAACTTCAGACGTTCAGCCAGATACTCCAGGACATGATGGCAG AGCAATACAAGCACCACTGGTTTCCTGATCGGCCATGTAAGGGCTCGGGCTACCGCTGCATTCGCATTAACCACAAGATGGACCCGCTGGTGGGCCAGGCAGGTCAGCGCATCGGCCTCAGCACACAGCAGCTCTACCTTCTGCTTCCCAGCGAGCTCACTCTTTGGGTCGACCCGTTTGAGGTGTCCTACCGCATCGGTGAAGACGGCTCCATTTGCGTTCTTTACGAATCCCAGCCCATCCCCAGCGCTAACGTGAACGCCAGCTCTTCCACTGGAACCAGCAGCTCCGTGTCGTCCATGCTGGAAAGTCACATCAGCTGCAAGGAAGAGCTGCTGGTGCTCGGTCGAACCAGCCCGGCTAAGCCCTACATGATGACCGTGTCCAGCTAA